TCTTCACAAAATCATTTGTTTGCGGTATATTTTCTATTCTAACCAACAATGAGTCATTTCAGATATATTCGATCAACAATACATAAAGTGATCAAGCGAGTATTTACTTTAGTGTAATTATTTTTTAATTATCATACTGTACTATTGTGGTAGTACAGTAGACGGGGGTAAGCACATGTGGTTTTCAATAGATTTTGGTTCACATGTACCTGTATACAAACAAATCATGGAAAAGATAAAAGCAATGATCAAGTCAGGTGAATTGAAGAAAGACGAATTTGTTCCCTCAATAAGAAATCTTGCGGAAACCCTTCAGGTGAATATAAACACAGTCGCAAGGGCCTACAGAGAACTTACAAATGAGGGTGTATTAAAACCTGTTAGAGGTGAAGGCTATGTTGTAGGTGAACTAAATGAGCAGGACTTCTTGAAACAGCTCTTAGCCCAATTTGATCACAGCGTCTTGGAATGTAAAAAGGTCGGTATAGATCAACAATTATTGATAGAAAGGCTAAGAGAAGTCTATCGGAGGGATGATAATGGTACTAAAAGTTGAAGGTCTCTCAAAATCTTACAGGAATAAGAAAGCAGTCGACAATATCAGTTTTGAAATTGAACAGGGTTGTATCTTCGCTTTATTGGGGCCAAATGGTGCTGGAAAGACAACTACCATAAAATGCATCCTTGGCTTGAGAAAACCAGATTCAGGCAAAATAATCCTTAACGGCTCCTTTGCATACCTACCAGAAACGAAAGAACTGTATAGGTACCTAACCGTTCAAAAAATGATCGAGATTTCATCCATGATCACAGATAATTTTGATAAACAAAGAGCATTTGATATATTACAGGATTTTCAGATATCTCTCAAAGAAAAAATAGCAAATCTGTCACATGGAATGCTTACACAAACCTATATGGCTATTGTGTTGTCTCAGAAGGCAGAGATCTATTTCATGGACGAACCAACCTGGGGATTGGATCCCATCATGAGAAATAAGATCCTCGAGATGATCAGACAACTTTCTTACAACGGAAGTACTGTCTTTTACACAAGTCACATTCTCGCAGAAGTCGAAAAAATCGCAGATACAGTTGCAATAATGGTCAATGGAAAGATTGTTGAGATGGATCATCTTGATGATTTAAAGGAAAAATACGTTCTTTGCGTGGTCCCAAAAGGTGAAAAAGTCAATGGATTTCATTATAAAAGCACTGAAAATGAAGATATCTATGTTGTGAAAAGGGAATTTGCAAAGACATCAACGGAACCAGCAACATTTGATGTGATCTTTGAAGCAATAGTAAAGGGGGTGAAGTAATGTTCAATAAAGAGTTTTATGATATGAAATTGAGAACTTTTGTAATTTTAATTATAGGTGTGGGATTATTTTTTGTTTTAGCTCCCTTTCAGGGTATAACCGTTGAAATATTAAAACAGTATTCTCAAATGGAGAACGTGCCCAAATTTCTTGAAAAATTGATGCCAAAAGAGTTCATAAACAATCTGAGCGATTGGAATTTTTATATCTACAGCCAATGGTTTGGAAAGAACTTAGGACAAATGGTACCAATTTTAGCAATAATAATGGCTTTCCCACTTTTTGCAAGAGAAACCGAGAATGGAACGATAGAATTTCTCTTGGCAAGAAAGAACAGGAAGAAAATATTCTTTTCAAAGTCACTTTTAGGAATGCTAATAACTATTTTTCTCATGACCATTTTATCGCTTCTTCCCGCGATATATTCACCATTAGCAGGTGAGAAGCTAAATTACAAGTTTTTAATCGCCTTTCTAATCCATACATTGGTGGGTGCAACTTTCTGGTTTGCAATTACGATGTTTTTCTCAATTATCTCAAATGATCAAGTGAAGCCAATTTTGATCTCTGTGGGACTCTTAGCAATAACCACGGCAATGGGTATCATAAAATTCACAAGGTTCTTGAACACTTATGCATATGTACTTGGTAGCAAAATATTCCAGACAGGTCATTTAGACATAAAGTACACACTTGGGTTGATAGCAATATCTGTAATTGTCTTTTTCTTGAGTTATATCACATTCTTGAGGAAAGAATACTGAGAGAGGGTGAAGATATGAAAAAATCGTTTGTGATTCTTATGATGGTGAGTTCAACGTTGCTTTTTGCATCAAATTATGAACAAACGGCTGTAGCCTTTATTCAGTATCTTTCAACTGGAGAGTTTGATAAAGCTCAACAAATGGTCTCACAAGTCATGTTGGATGCCTTGAAGCAGTCGAAGCTCACTCTTGAATCTTTCTGGAAAACCTTGAATTCACAAGTTGGAAATTTCAAACAGATTCTCAGAGTAAAAAGCACCACAGAACAAGGGTACAACGTGGTATTCGTTGGATGCGATTTTGAAAAAATGAAATTAGATGCCAAAATCGTCTTTGATCAACAAGAAAAGATCGCGGGATTACAGTTTCTACCATATATCGAAGAAAGAACCTACACAATACCAAATTACGTCAAAGCAGAAAAATTCAAAGAGATTGACTGTGTGATAAAAAACAAACAATGGGAATTACCCGCAGTTTTAACACTACCCGAAGGTAACGGTCCCTTCGCTGCGGTAATTCTTGTCCACGGTTCTGGACCAAACGACAAAGACGAAACCATCGGGCCAAACAAACCATTTAAGGACATCGCCTGGGGACTTGCAAGTAATGGTATCGCTGTATTAAGATACGATAAACGCACAAAAGTCTATCCAGAAGAATGCGTGAAAATGATCGATACCTTCACAGTTAATGATGAAACTGTGGACGATGCACTGGCTGCGATAGATCTACTCAAAAATTTTGAAAAAATAGATAAAGATAAGATATTCATCCTTGGGCATAGTCTTGGAGCAACCATGGCACCAAGAATTGCAGCAAGATCAGAAAAATTAGCAGGTATTATCCTTTTAGCACCAACCGCGAGAGGTTTGTACATTCTGAATGCCTTAGATCAACTCGAATATATCTTTTCCTTAGATGGAAAAATCGATGAAAGCGAATCAAAACAACTCTTGGATATGAGAGAGCAATTGGAACGCATCCAGAAACGTCAACTAAAAGACAATGAAGTAGTTCTTGGTTCATCCAAAGCTTATTGGTATGATCTTTTAGATTATAATCCAGTGGAGTTGGCAAAATCATTAACCGTACCCATTCTGATAATGCAAGGCGCACGCGATTATCAAGTGACAATGAAAGATTTTGGAATATGGCATGAAGTTCTTAAAGGCAAGAGAAATGTTGCATTCAAGGTTTATGAAGATCTCAATCATCTATTTATCCCTGGTAAAGGACCATCCACACCAGCTGAATATCAACAACCTGGGAATGTCGATTCTAAAATTATCGAAGATATTGTGCAATGGATCAAAAGCTTGCTTTCAAATTAAATACATAATTGTTCAAATTGGGCAACGCAAAAATGGGGGATAAATCCCCCATTTTTAAATTCATTTTGAGTACTTCTTTTCTAACTCACGCCATTTTCCAAATCCAACAATTTCGTTGAACTCAGACCAACTAACACCAAGATCGATAACTTTTTTGAAATTCCTCTCTTTTAATGCTTGCAAAGATTCCATCATGGCTTTAGTTGCTGGGTAGAGACAAACCATAGGTATTGAAATATACCTTACACCAATTTTCACTAATTCATCAAAATCAAATAACGGTGTCTTACCACCTGGTATGATGTTAAAAGATATAGGTTTAGATACCTTGTGCACTAATTCTTTCACTTCCTCAAGAGATTGTGGTGCTTCGACGTATACATAATCCGCACCTGCTTGCGCATAGGCCATGGCTCTTTCGAGAGATCCCTCAAAACCTTCGATTGACCTCGCATCAGTTCTTGCACCGATTACAAGTTCTGGATTTTCTTCGTTCTTAGCATCAACCGCTGCTTTTATCTTGTTAACCATTTCATCTACCGAAATGATGCTTTTACCTTCCATATGACCACATCTCTTTGGCCAGACTTGATCTTCGAGGCGAACTCCTGCTACGCCAATCTTTGCAAAGTTTTTAACCGTCCAATACACATTCAACGCATTTCCATAACCTGTGTCTATATCTGCATCTACAGGAAGATCAGTTGCATTTACAATCGTTCTAACTCTCTCTAACATTTCAGCATAACCAACTAATCCGATATCCGGTTGACCAATTAGTGAAGCCGAAATACCATACCCTGTTGTACCAACAACTTCAAATCCAGCCTTTTGTATTAACACCGCCGACAACGCGTCATAAGCGCAAACTCTTAGTGTGAGTTTCCCGTCGTTTTTGAGATATTCTCTGAGTTTCTTTGCCTTGATCATCGACCTTGTTTCGACCATTTTTACACCCCTCCTTTAAAACCATATCTAAGGTGACTTGACTCCTCAAACTTTTAACATATATAATATATCATGTCATATATGATATCATATATTTAAACAACTTGATAAATCTCTTTCAAATACTTCATAGGGAGGTGTTGGTATGAAACTGAGGTTTTTGGGTATCTTTGTCCTGATACTCGTTCTTGCTACACACTTCTTTGCAGAAACTTACCCGTCAAAGCCATTGAACTTCATAGCACCGGCTGGTCCTGGCGGAGGGTGGGACACAACAATAAGAGTTGTTGCACAAGTCCTGAAAGAAACAAATCTTGTAACCCAACCAATAGTAGTCAACAACATGCCTGGTGGAGGCGGTGGAGTTGCACTCGCGCATATGCAAACAAAAAAGGGTGATCCATACAATATCATCGTTTTTTCACCACCGTTGTTGCTGATAAACCTCACCGGGCAGACACAGTATTCATATAAAAATTTGACACCCCTTGCGATGTTGATACATGACTATGGCGCATTCGCGGTCTCTAAGAAGTCAAAATATAACAGCATAGCTGAAGTCATGGAGGCTTTGAAAAAAGACCCAAAAAGTGTCAAAGTCGGTGGTATTTCTTCCTTTGGTTCTATGGATCATATTCAATTTTTGATCGCTGCAAAAGCCGCAGGAGTAGAAAATTTGAAAGATATCACATATGTTTCTTTCCAAGAAGGAGAACACATGGCAGCACTACTCGGTGGACACATCGATGTGTTATCAACGGGTCTTGCTGAAGTCACGACTGCACTTCAGACAGGAGCCGTTAAAGTTCTTGCCATCACTGCTCCTCAAAGAGTTGGAGGAATATTGGCAAATGCTCCAACATTGAGAGAAGAAGGAATAGATGCTGAATTCATCAACTGGAGAGGTTTGTTTGGAGCACCAGAAATGCCAGAGTACGCAGTAAAATATTGGGTTGACACGCTCAACAAGATGGTTCAGACGCCTGAATGGGATAAGATGGTAAATAAGTACAACTGGACTAAAGCGTTCATGCCAAGCGAGGAATTCGCTCAGTATTTAGCAAAGGTCAACGAGGACTACAAAATAGTACTAAAAGAAATTGGATTGTACAAGGGCGAATGAACTATGCCGTGGGACTTATGTCCCACGGTCTTTGGAGGGAAAAGCAATGAAGCAAAAAGACAAATGGCTTGGAATTACGGTCTTAGTCTTTGGAATAATATATACTGTCGTAACACTAAACCTACCAAGAGCACCCGTCGGGAACCCCATGGGTCCAATATATTTTCCATTCGCGTTTGGCATATTAACAGCAATCATCGGTTTGATCATTTTTCTTCAAGCCATAAGAAAGACGTCAGAACAAGCAGAAATTGAATTAAAGAAAGGCAAATTGAACTACAAACAACTACTATTGGGCATTGGTATATCCCTGATCTATGCTCTTTTATTCAGTCGTTTAGGTTTTGTGCCATCTACACTCATTTTTCTGATAGTTTTCTTGTTCATACTCAATGGCGTAAAGAAATGGATTTTGAATTTGTCTATATCTGTACTCTATACCTTTGGAGTTTGGTATCTGTTCGAGAAGGTTTTTTTGATAAGCCTACCGTAGGAGTGATGATCTATGAACACTCTACAATATCTATTCTATGGCTTTCAAGTTGTGCTTACTCCTGTTAATTTGTTCTGGATAACATTAGGAGGTTTCCTGGGCACAGTAATTGGGATGTTACCAGGACTCGGACCAGCTACAGGCATAGCCTTACTCTTGCCTCTGACCTTTGTCATGAAGCCTGAAACAGCCTTGATAACTATGTGCGCTATCTTTTACGGCGCCATGTTTGGTGGATCCCGCAGTTCTATTTTGTTGAACATACCAGGAGATGGTTCAGCAGTAGCCTCGTGTTTTGATGGATACCCAATGACCCTAAAGGGTGAGGCTGAGGCAGCTTTAGCCATCTCAGCTATTGCATCTTTCATAGGCGGCTTGATATCATCAATTGCCTTCGTTGCACTCGCACTTCCGTTGGCAAAAATCGCATTACTTTTTGGACCACCCGAATATTTTGCATTAATGGTCCTTGCTTTAACTGCCACCGCATCGATGTCTGAGGGTAAACTTTTGAAAGGACTTCTTTCCATGCTGATTGGTTTGATGATATCTGTGGTAGGCTTGGATCCACAATCAGGTGTTTCAAGATTCACATTCGGTGTCATGGAATTACAGGGTGGTATAGATTTTGTTGTCGTTATTATAGGTATCTATGGTTTAGGAGAAGTATTCAAAAATTTAGAAAAAATAGGGATAAAAGATATGATACAACCTATAAAAAAGAAATTCGGAAAAATATGGATCACCAAAGATCAATGGAAGAGAAGTATTGTACCAATTTTAAGAGCAACACCAATAGGATTTTTCATTGGGATACTCCCTGGTGCTGGTGGAACTATTGCCGCCTTGATGTCTTACAACACTGAAAAAAAGTTTTCCAAGGAACCGGAAAAGTTCGGGAAAGGTGCAATAGAGGGTTTAGCAGCACCCGAGGCGGCAAACAATGCCTGTTCTATCGGTGCAATTCTTCCGACCTTCACACTGGGTATACCGGGATCTGGCACAGCAGCCGTGATGCTTGGTGCATTAATGATTTATGGATTACAACCCGGACCATTACTCTTTGAACACTATCCCGAAATCGGTTGGGGACTCGTGGCAAGCTTGTTTGTTGGGAATATTATATGTGCTATTATCAATTTGCCACTTGCTGGATTGTTGGTCAGAATCCTTGCTGTACCACCAAAGATACTCTATCCGTTGATAACAGCTCTTTGTTTCATTGGTGTTTATGCAATCAATCTCAGCGTCGTTGATTTTTACTTGCTAATACTCTTTGGAATTTTGGGTTATGCAATGAGAAAACTCGATATACCTACCGCTCCTTTGATTTTGGCAAGCGTTGTTGGTAGAAAATTCGAGCAATCTTTTAGGCAGTCTTTGATGCTTTCCAATGGAGACTTCTCTGTGTTTTTCAGCTCTGGTATCTCAATAACTTTACTTGTTTTAGCTGCTCTGTCATTGTTCTATCCTTTGATTTCAGCAGCTATAAAGAAAAGAAAGACAGCTGAGGTATAATCCTTAAAGGAGGTTCACGATGCAAAACACAGTTCGAAGATCATTGAGGGAAGAAGTTCTTGAAACAGTTAAGGAATACATATTAAAAGGACATTATATGCCAGGGGAACGAATCGTAATAGATGCGGTAGCGAAACAACTTGGAGTCAGCATAACTCCAGTTAGAGAAGCGTTGCACCATTTGGCAGCACAAGGATTAGTCTCAGTCGAACCGCACAAAGGGTTTACAGTAAAAAAATGGAGCAAAAAAGAGATCGAGGACCTGCTTTTTTTAAGGATGTACCTTGAGAAACTCGCCATTCGATTGTTTATTGAAAGAAAGTCAGACAGTTCAGTTTTAGCACAGATTATCAACAAAATGAAAGAAGCAGTTGAAACAAATGATTTGCATGCCTTGACAAATCACAATTCTGAGTTTCATAAAGCTATCTTAAATGGTTCTGGCAATGAAGAACTGTGTAAAATCATGAACTCATTGAGTGAAAAACTTTATAGAGTGAGAATTCTTTCGCTTTCTTACCCTGGAAGAATGAATAAATCTTATGAGGAACATCTGTCAATATACAAAACGATATGCGAACAAAACGTCGTGAAAGCAGAAAAAGTCATCGAAGATCATATCAACGGTGTAAAGGATGTATTATTGGCGAGAATGAATGAAGGTCTGATCTGAGTATAAGCATTAAGATAATAAAGAATCTGGCATTAAGCCAGATTCTTTTTGCTATTTAAGCCACTGAAAAGAAAACATACCTTTCAAATCATGTAGAATAAATCACGGAGGTGATTATATTGATATTAACAACAACCGAAAAGATTGAAGGGTATGAAATTGTTGAAACATTAGGACTTGTCATGGGTAATACAGTTCATTCAAAACACCTTGGTAAAGATATAGCCGCAGCTTTTAAGACACTTGCAGGTGGAGAAATCAAATCTTACACAGAACTTTTGACAGAAGCGAGAAATATTGCCATGCAAAGAATGATAGCCGAAGCGGAGAAGCTTGGAGCAGATGCCATCGTGAGTATTCGTTTTGGTAGTTCTTCAATCATGCAATCTGCTGCTGAAGTGCTTGCTTACGGAACAGCTGTGAAGATCAAGAAGATATAGACAATTTTTCGCCGTCCCATATGATCTCTTTTGGTTTAGGTATTAGATTGTAATCAGATGCCATGGCATAACCATAAGCTCCAACATCGCATATGGCTACGAATTCACCTTCCTTTGGTTCTGCCATGGTATATGATTTTCTGAAAGTGTCGGCACTTTCACAAATTGGTCCAACGACATCTGCCTTGATTTTCTTTCTGTTCTTTACATCATACAATGGTATTATTCTATGCTTTGCTCCATAGAGTGCAGGTCTTATGAGATGGGTCATACCTGTATCAAGCATTATGAAAATCTTGCTGGAAGTTCTCTTTATATATTCAACCTTCGCTACTAAGTAAGCTGAAGGAGCGACGATCCATCGACCAAGTTCCAAGACAATCGTTGAGCCAAATTCTTTCAAAAGTGGGAAAATTTTCTTTTTGTATTCTTCTAAGTCAAGAACTTTGCCATTGCCATAATCTATACCCCAGCCGCCACCAAGATTCAACACACTCAACTCCAAATCCATCGATTTCGCAAAATATTTTATAGAGACAACCGCTTCTAAATATGGCTCTACTTCGGTTATCTGCGAGCCTATATGGCAGTGAAGACCTATGAGATCAAGCATTTTGTTGGATTTTATTCGTTCGATCATCTTGGTTGCTGTATCAAAATCAACGCCGAATTTATTTTCCTTCAGACCCGTCGCGATATGACGATGCGTCTTTGCATCGACATCTGGATTAACTCTGATTGATACTCTCGTTGGTTTTGAGAGGATTTTTTCAAGTCTTAAGAGCTCTTCATAACTATCGAGATTTATGGAAAAGACACCATCATTTACATATTGTTGTAGCTCTTCTCTCTTTTTGCAATTACCATTGACGATTATTCTATCTGGTGTAAAACCAACCGATCGAACTTGTTTATATTCCCCAAAAGAGACAACATCAACCATGATGTTTTTCTTCTCAAGAACACTGAGAATATCCTTGTTGAAATTCGCCTTCACAGCATAGGCGAGACGAAAATCAAAATCTTTGAACATCTCTTTTAGAATAGAAAGTCTATGGTGAATAAAGGGAAGATCATAAACATAGATAGGAGTTCCGAAGGACTCTGCAGCCTTAACAAGTATCTGAGAATCCACAAAATCACCTCTCAACTGAGTAAGAATTAACACTCTATGTTGTTGTAAACACTGTAGATCTTATCATGGCTTTCAGTTGGGAGGCCATTATTTTTTGTTGCGATTTGTCTATTTTTGTGCAAATTTTTCCATCCTCCATCACTATAACACTGCTACCGAATTGCTCTGCAAGCATCATATCATGGGTGATCATGACGATCGTAGTGCCAAGATCTCTGTTTATCTTATCGGTCAACTCCATTATCTTTTCCGTGCTCTTTGGATCGAGCGCTGCCGTGTGCTCATCTAAAAGTAATAACTTGGGATTCGAAGAGACAGCCATCACTATTGCAAGTGCTTGCTTTTGACCGCCGGACAACTTGGATGCCTTTCTCTTCAGAGTCTCTTCAAGACCCATTCCTGTGGATTTCAAAAGATCTATACTTTTCGAGTGAATTCTGCCAAAGCCAAAACCTCTTATACCCTTTTTACTCGCGAGTATGAGATTTTCTTCTACCGTTAGATTTGGAAACACACCTTGGTTTGGATCTTGGCAAACTATGCTTGTCTTTTTGAATATTTTCTCAGACACAACTGGCATTCCAAGGATCTTACAAGTGCCCTGAATTGGTTTCACATCACCAACGAGTAACTTCAAAAGCGTAGACTTTCCCGCACCATTCGATCCAACAACGACCAGAAATTCCCCGTCATTTACCTTGAGAGAAACATTTTTCAAAGCGATTTTTTCATCGAGTGTTCCTTTATTGTAGATAACTGTCACATTCTCAATATCTATCATATGGTCACCTCGCTTTTCTTGAATCTTCTTACAGCAATCACAGCTACAACAAACAGTGCGGTGAGTAATTTCATGTCACTTGGTTTAAAACCGATGCGATATCCATACTTCATTGCAAATGTTAATAAGAATTGATATAGCAATGCTCCAACAATTGGAAAAATAACACCATACATTGGTTCGTGCGAACCAAATACAATCTCTCCAAGAATCACAGCTGCGAGACAAACGACAACCGTTCCTATACCCATATTCACATCTGCAAAACCACTATACATTGAAAATAAAGCGCCAGAGAACCCTGCAAAGATATTGCACATGATCAATCCAACATAGGCAAATAAATCGGGATTGACACCTAAAACCTTCACAGCAAAGCGATTTCTACCATACCCTCGAAGCATCGTACCAAATTCAGTCCTGAGAAAGAGTGAAACTACGACAATCGACAAGAAAACGATCGCGCAGATGATAACAAGATCATGACCATCACCGAGATTGGTGAATGGAATCTTCACAGCCCTTAATCCACTGGCTTCAAAGCTTGCGCTTGGTGATCCACCAAGTATGTCATCTAAGGGTGTTTTTCCGACTATCTGCTCATAACTCATGATCTTTCCTGTATCGAACTTTGGTACAGGCAAATTTGGCGCATTCATAACTCTAATACTCAAAGAATAAAGACCCGTCATAACCATAATTGAAGCGAGTAAAGAATTGATTCTGAATCTTGTCGTTATAAATGCAACAACAGCGCCGGCAGCACCGGCGGCAAGTACAGCTATAAAGGTTGAAAAGACCCACCCATGACCGGAATGAAGGAGGACGACCGCGACGGCTCCTCCAAGGACATAGGAGCCATCCGGCGTCAAATCAGGAAGATCAACGAGGCGGAATGATATATATACACCCATGGCGGCCAAAGATAGCAAAAGTCCCTGCTCAATTATCGGAATCATTTAGACACCTCTTTACCATCTTTGACTACGATATTGGCTCTCTCGAGAAGGTCAGATGGTATCTCAACATTGAGTTGTTTGGCAATATCGAGATTTATGTATAAAACAAGCGAATCCGGTCCGACTACATGAGATTCAAGATCACTTGCTTTCGCTCCTTTGAGCAAAGCAACCAGTAACTGGCCCGTTTCCACACCAACCTGGAAGTAATTAAAGCCAAAGCCAACCACGCCACCACCACGTGCTATGTCTATGTCAGCTGCGACTATTGGCTTTTTCAATCTCAAAGCCGCACTTCCAATAGCCTCAATCGAAGAAGCAGCGGTGTTGTCAGTTCCTATGTATAGAACATCTACATTGGGACCTATACTGTTGAGAGCTGTTATCATTTCACTTGGAGAAGTTCCTGGAATGTCAACCACAGTCATCTCAAGAGATGGTGCGGCAGATTTGGCGATATTAGTCAAAGTGACAGAATTGGCTTCACCAGGATTGTAGATTACACCGACTTTCTTAGCGTTTGGAAAGATTTTTTTAATCAACCTAAGTTGAGTTGCCACTGGGACCATATCTGAAACTCCAACAACATTTGAATCATTCTTTCCAAGCTGTTTGATCAAACCAGCGCCCACAGGATCGGTAACGGCAGAAAAAATCACAGGTCTATCGCTGATTGCCTGAACACAAGCTTGAGCCGATGGAGTCGCAATAGCTACCACAAAATCAACTTTTTCTGTCGCAAACTTTTTTGCAATTGTCACAGCATTTTGCATACTTCCTTGTGCGTTTTGCCTATCAATAATGACATCTTGACCAACCTTGAATCCTGAATCCTCAAGGGCTTTGACGATTCCATCGAAAACTGCGTTTAATGCTGGATGATCCACAATTTGAGTTATGCCAACTCTAACAGCACCAAAACTAATAACAGAAAGAACCAAAACTACAGCGGCTATCAACCTTTTCATACCAACACCCCCAAAAGTGAGTTTTTAAAAAAAGAGGGCATCCTTTTTGGATGCCCTCTTCCTTTACCTTTTTTTGTAGATTCCCCTGTTTATGTACCAAGTGGTATTAGGGGAATCTCGGAAGAGGGCATTCCCCTAAACCACCAATAAGCGTATGAAAATTGAGCCACCTTTTGATTTAGAAATATCTCACGCTTCACACGAAATCCTCCAAGAATTTTTATTGACCACATTATACCAAAATATCTATTCTCATGTCAAGAGCCAAATAGATCACCACAAAAATCTGCGTTGAAAACACATCAAAAAATGCAAAAATATAACGTAGAAAAAACTGAAGGAGGTTCTCAAAAAATGAGAAAGGTTGGAGATATCAAAATACTGTTTTCAGATGTGGATATGAGAATAAAAAAGGGGAGAAAAA
The DNA window shown above is from Thermotoga profunda AZM34c06 and carries:
- a CDS encoding ABC transporter substrate-binding protein — encoded protein: MKRLIAAVVLVLSVISFGAVRVGITQIVDHPALNAVFDGIVKALEDSGFKVGQDVIIDRQNAQGSMQNAVTIAKKFATEKVDFVVAIATPSAQACVQAISDRPVIFSAVTDPVGAGLIKQLGKNDSNVVGVSDMVPVATQLRLIKKIFPNAKKVGVIYNPGEANSVTLTNIAKSAAPSLEMTVVDIPGTSPSEMITALNSIGPNVDVLYIGTDNTAASSIEAIGSAALRLKKPIVAADIDIARGGGVVGFGFNYFQVGVETGQLLVALLKGAKASDLESHVVGPDSLVLYINLDIAKQLNVEIPSDLLERANIVVKDGKEVSK
- a CDS encoding ABC transporter permease, giving the protein MIPIIEQGLLLSLAAMGVYISFRLVDLPDLTPDGSYVLGGAVAVVLLHSGHGWVFSTFIAVLAAGAAGAVVAFITTRFRINSLLASIMVMTGLYSLSIRVMNAPNLPVPKFDTGKIMSYEQIVGKTPLDDILGGSPSASFEASGLRAVKIPFTNLGDGHDLVIICAIVFLSIVVVSLFLRTEFGTMLRGYGRNRFAVKVLGVNPDLFAYVGLIMCNIFAGFSGALFSMYSGFADVNMGIGTVVVCLAAVILGEIVFGSHEPMYGVIFPIVGALLYQFLLTFAMKYGYRIGFKPSDMKLLTALFVVAVIAVRRFKKSEVTI
- a CDS encoding ATP-binding cassette domain-containing protein, which gives rise to MIDIENVTVIYNKGTLDEKIALKNVSLKVNDGEFLVVVGSNGAGKSTLLKLLVGDVKPIQGTCKILGMPVVSEKIFKKTSIVCQDPNQGVFPNLTVEENLILASKKGIRGFGFGRIHSKSIDLLKSTGMGLEETLKRKASKLSGGQKQALAIVMAVSSNPKLLLLDEHTAALDPKSTEKIMELTDKINRDLGTTIVMITHDMMLAEQFGSSVIVMEDGKICTKIDKSQQKIMASQLKAMIRSTVFTTT
- a CDS encoding YbjQ family protein, which produces MILTTTEKIEGYEIVETLGLVMGNTVHSKHLGKDIAAAFKTLAGGEIKSYTELLTEARNIAMQRMIAEAEKLGADAIVSIRFGSSSIMQSAAEVLAYGTAVKIKKI
- the lysA gene encoding diaminopimelate decarboxylase, with protein sequence MDSQILVKAAESFGTPIYVYDLPFIHHRLSILKEMFKDFDFRLAYAVKANFNKDILSVLEKKNIMVDVVSFGEYKQVRSVGFTPDRIIVNGNCKKREELQQYVNDGVFSINLDSYEELLRLEKILSKPTRVSIRVNPDVDAKTHRHIATGLKENKFGVDFDTATKMIERIKSNKMLDLIGLHCHIGSQITEVEPYLEAVVSIKYFAKSMDLELSVLNLGGGWGIDYGNGKVLDLEEYKKKIFPLLKEFGSTIVLELGRWIVAPSAYLVAKVEYIKRTSSKIFIMLDTGMTHLIRPALYGAKHRIIPLYDVKNRKKIKADVVGPICESADTFRKSYTMAEPKEGEFVAICDVGAYGYAMASDYNLIPKPKEIIWDGEKLSISS